A window of Nocardia arthritidis genomic DNA:
CACCGTGGCCGCGGCCAATGCCGATCAGGATCTGGCCATGCCGGGCCCGGAGGGGCCGTGGGGCGCGAAACTCGTTGCGGCGGTGCGGGACGGTTCGGTGCCCGAGGCGGCGATCGACCGGAAGGTGTTGCGGTTGCTGCGTTTGGCCGCGCGAGTGGGTGCGCTCGATCCGGTCGAGCCGCGTCCGGATCCGGCGGTGGACGGTCTCGCCGTGGCTCGCGAGGTGGCGGCCGCCGGTATGGTGCTGCTCCGCAACGATGGCGAATTGCCTTGGGCGGGTTCGGCGCCCGGTTCGATCGCGATCATCGGCGAGGCCGCCGTCTACCCGCGGACACAGGGCGGCGGCAGCGCGACCGTGGTGCCCGACGAGGTGATCGGCCCGGTCGACGGGTTGCGCGCGGCACTGCCGGATACCGAAATCACGGTGCATCCGGGCGTTCCGGTGCAGACGGGCATCCACCCGCTGCCGCTGTCGACCATGACCGACCCGGTGACGGGAGAGCCTGGGTTGCGGGCACGCTTCCTCGACGCCGATGGCGCGGAGCTGCGCACCGAACATCGCCGCGCCGCGCAACTGGTGTACCTCGGGCAGGTTCCGGCAGGGGCCGCGGCGATCGAGTTGTCCACGAATTACCTTCCGGGACCGGATGATCCGGCGGCGGTGCGGCTCGGCGTCGCGGGCATCGGCCGCACCGAGCTCACCGTCGACGGCGAAACCGTATTCGACACCGTGCTCACCGGTACAGGGGAGGCGCTCGGCGCCGCGTTGTTCGCACCTGGCGTCGCATCGGCGCCGGTGATTACCGACAGTGGCCGCCCGCTCGCCGTCGTGGTTCATCAGGAAATCGAAAATAGCAGCGCGACAATGGGTTTGGTTGTCGTAACACTGGGAACCGAGGCCGCCGTCACCGATCCGGCCGCCGCGCTCGCCGATGCCGCGGCCATGGCCCGCGCCGCCGATGTCGCGGTCGTGGTGGTCGGCACCTCCGCGCAGACCGAGAGCGAGGGATTCGACCGGACCACCCTCGCGCTGCCCGGCGCACAGGATGAGTTGGTGCGTGCGGTCGCCGCCGCCAATCCGCGCACCGTGGTGGTGGTGAATTCCGGTGGGCCGGTACTGATGCCGTGGCGCGATGAGGTCGCCGCCGTGCTGCTCACCTGGTTCGGCGGGCAGCAGCTCGGCAATGCGCTGGCCGATGTGCTGCTCGGGCGGCGCGAGCCGGGCGGACGGCTGCCGACCACCTGGCCCGCCGCCGAGGCCGATGTCCCGGTGCTGTCCACCACTCCGGTCGACGGCGTGCTGCGTTACGACGAGGGCATTCACATCGGCTATCGCGCATGGCTGAAATCGAATCGGTTGCCCGCGTACCCCTTCGGGCACGGGCTCGGCTACACCTCTTGGGAATTGGGCGATCTCACCGTCACGCCCGGTGCCGACGAGGCATTCGAGATTCGAGTGCCGCTGCGCAACACCGGAATTCGCGAGGGCAAGCAGGTGGTGCAGGCGTACCTTTCGCGATCGGATTCCGCGGTGGACCGTCCGGTGCGCTGGCTGGCCGGATTCGCGACGATCACACTGCCCGCAGGCGCCGCGCGGGAGGTGCTGATCACGGTGCCGCGGCGGGCCTTCGCGCACTGGGACGGCGGCTGGCGGGTGGAGCCGGGCACGTTCACGGTGCACGTCGGCACCAGCGTGGCCGAACTGCCGCGCGCCGCCGACATCACCGTCTGATCCGCGAACCGTCGCCCCCGCGAACGCCCGGGATCCGGTGCCGAGGGACCCAATCCACTCTCGCCTGGATCCCGGCGTTCGCGGGGGCGACGGCTTGCGGATGTCTGAAGCGCCAGATGTCCACAAACACGAAAGTTATCCCCATTTCCGAATCGGCCGGTCCAACCGGCCGCCGCGTGCCGCAGGCTGGAGCGGTCCCCGCCGAAGGGGTGCGGGCTCGGACCGAAATGGGAAGGGGCATAACCGTGTACGAGACATTTGTGACGGTCGTCGGCAATGTGGTGACAACGCCGGTCCGGCGCGATATCGGCAATGGCGAGCACGTGGTGACCATGCGGATCGCCAGCAACCCGCGCCGCCTCGATTACGGCACGGGGGAGTGGCTGGAGAACGGCGCGATGTTCGTGACGGTCACCTGCTGGCGCAGGCTCGGTGCCGGCGTCGAGCCGTCGCTGCGGCGCGGCGATCCGGTCATCGCGTACGGCCAGCTGCGCAGCTACGAATACACCACCAGGGACGGCGGCTCCCGCCGCGACCTGGAACTGCGCGCGTACGCGGTCGGCCCGGACCTGTCCCGCTGTACCGCCCAGGTCACCCGGCGCAATTTCCATGACGGTGCGGGCGCCGACTATCGGGCGGGTGGCAGCGGCGTCGCGCAGGGGGAGTCGGCGAGCACCGCGTCACCGAACACCGAGCCCGAATCCGTCGACACCCCCGCACCCGTCGAGGCCTGAGCCCATCCGGAATCAGGCACGAAGGCGGTGCCGACCGCAGCCTTCGGCCCGATATGTCCTTCGCGGGAGGTAAGTGAACATCTATTCTGCTACCATCATCCGACTGGTTAGCCGATCGGTAGCTGAACATCAGTGCATTACCTGGACTCCTGACATTGTTCTAAGGAGGAACGGATGACTATCACTGTGAATATGTGCGCTCGAGTTCTGGCGATCTTTGCCGCCGCTCCGATCTCACTCGCCGTTGCCGCTCCGGCCGCGCTCGCCGATACCGCTGACACCGTGTATTTCAGCTATGGCCCCGAGGTGAACTGTGCGATCACCGGTGACGGCACGGTCGGATGCGACGTGTCTCCGGGCTATTGGCTGAGCCTTCCGGTCGCGGACAGGTCGATACCTGTTCCGTTCGTCCCCGTCCGCCAGGTGGTCATCGATCAACCGTGGTTGCCCGCCCACCCGGGCAGCGCGATCGGCGCATTCACCTTGCCTGGTGGGAACCCGTTCCTGGGCACGATCAAAACCGGTGAGGGCTACGCGAGTATCTGGGTCGATCACGCGGGCGCGACCTGCACGATAACCGGCTTCCACTATTCCGGCCCGGGTTTGAGCTGCTCATCCAAGGGACACAGCTTCGCGCTCTACTCCGACCACGACGGAGTACGAGGGGGAATCTATATGCGTTGACCCGGTCGGCTCCCGAACGCGCTCATGGCCATTGAGCGCGTTCGGTTGCCACCCTCGACCCAATTCGGGTTTCGCCTGCGGCCCGACGTCGTTGGCGGCCTTTCCAACATCGTGTACCTACCTCCGGAAGTGGCGCAGAAGTTCGTGACCTGGAGTAAGGCACGACTCGATGCAATTTGCGCGCGACAAGATCGTGGTCCCGCGCGGAAAAACCTGGTCGCCGATGACGGAGGATCCGGACCGGCCGGCGCGAATGGTGCACGCGCAGCGTCGGATCCGGCATATCTATATGTCGAACCAACTTGCCGGTGCGGTCCGGTTCCGGAATTGGTGGAGTTCGTGGGGCACGCTGATCCGGCGCCCGCGTCGCGTATCTACACTCACTTGATCCCGTCGAGCGACGATCGATCCCATGCCGCGACGGACGCAATGTTCGGCCTGGCGGAAACCGAGACGGCACAGCCACGGCCCGACGCGGATTCCGGCGAGCGCGGTGAGGGAGATAACGAGCGTGGGGGAGACGGTGACCAATGACTGAAAACGGCTGCGTAGCTGGACGGATGCACCCTGCCCGGATGCGTCCGCACGGCGTGGAATGGATAGGGTGAGGATATGGCTGAGTTCATCTATCAGATGAGGAAAGTTCGTAAGGCGCACGGCGACAAGGTCGTGCTCGACGATGTCAACCTGAACTTCCTTCCCGGCGCCAAGATCGGCGTCGTCGGTCCGAACGGCGCCGGTAAGTCGAGCGTGCTGCGGATCATGGCGGGACTGGACCAGCCGAACAACGGTGACGCCTGGCTCGCCCCCGGCGCCACCGTCGGCATCCT
This region includes:
- a CDS encoding beta-glucosidase family protein — protein: MPETTDPALGALVGKLTLEQKVRLLTGADIWSTAAEPAIGLRSMTLSDGPSGVRGPVWDERDPSLNLPSATALAATWDLALAARYGAASAAEARRKGVHVVLGPTINLHRSPLGGRHFEAYSEDPLLTGELAAAYVAAVQRHGVAATPKHYVANDSETDRFTVDVDLDERALHELYLAPFEAAVRAGAWLVMSAYNSVHAVTMSENPLLTTPLRTEWGFDGVVVSDWTAVRSTVAAANADQDLAMPGPEGPWGAKLVAAVRDGSVPEAAIDRKVLRLLRLAARVGALDPVEPRPDPAVDGLAVAREVAAAGMVLLRNDGELPWAGSAPGSIAIIGEAAVYPRTQGGGSATVVPDEVIGPVDGLRAALPDTEITVHPGVPVQTGIHPLPLSTMTDPVTGEPGLRARFLDADGAELRTEHRRAAQLVYLGQVPAGAAAIELSTNYLPGPDDPAAVRLGVAGIGRTELTVDGETVFDTVLTGTGEALGAALFAPGVASAPVITDSGRPLAVVVHQEIENSSATMGLVVVTLGTEAAVTDPAAALADAAAMARAADVAVVVVGTSAQTESEGFDRTTLALPGAQDELVRAVAAANPRTVVVVNSGGPVLMPWRDEVAAVLLTWFGGQQLGNALADVLLGRREPGGRLPTTWPAAEADVPVLSTTPVDGVLRYDEGIHIGYRAWLKSNRLPAYPFGHGLGYTSWELGDLTVTPGADEAFEIRVPLRNTGIREGKQVVQAYLSRSDSAVDRPVRWLAGFATITLPAGAAREVLITVPRRAFAHWDGGWRVEPGTFTVHVGTSVAELPRAADITV
- a CDS encoding single-stranded DNA-binding protein, giving the protein MYETFVTVVGNVVTTPVRRDIGNGEHVVTMRIASNPRRLDYGTGEWLENGAMFVTVTCWRRLGAGVEPSLRRGDPVIAYGQLRSYEYTTRDGGSRRDLELRAYAVGPDLSRCTAQVTRRNFHDGAGADYRAGGSGVAQGESASTASPNTEPESVDTPAPVEA